A stretch of the Bacillus licheniformis DSM 13 = ATCC 14580 genome encodes the following:
- the pheA gene encoding prephenate dehydratase, whose protein sequence is MRVGYLGPEATFTHLAVCSCFSDADQQAFNTIPACMDAAMNGEIDLAVVPLENAIEGSVNLTIDYLIHEQPLYIVGEITAPIRQHLLVHPTRKEAWEDIQKVYSHSHAIAQCHKFLHSRFRSIPFEYATSTGAAAKYVSENPEENIGVIANEMAADTYGLDIVKRDVHDYEYNHTRFVMLHPDREASPPVNPQLKGRPKTTLLVTLPSDRSGALHQVLSAFAWRNLNLSKIESRPTKTGLGNYFFIIDIEMALDDVLIPGAIAELEALGCKVKMLGAYNAYTL, encoded by the coding sequence ATGAGAGTAGGTTATTTAGGTCCAGAAGCAACTTTTACGCACCTTGCCGTCTGCTCCTGCTTTTCAGATGCAGACCAGCAAGCATTTAACACGATACCGGCCTGCATGGATGCGGCGATGAACGGGGAGATCGATCTGGCTGTCGTCCCGCTTGAAAATGCGATTGAAGGATCGGTGAATCTGACAATAGACTACTTAATTCACGAACAGCCTCTTTATATTGTCGGAGAAATCACCGCTCCCATCCGTCAGCATTTGCTTGTGCATCCTACCAGAAAAGAGGCTTGGGAAGACATTCAGAAGGTTTATTCCCATTCCCATGCCATCGCGCAATGCCATAAATTTTTGCACAGCCGGTTCCGCTCCATTCCGTTTGAATATGCGACATCCACCGGAGCAGCTGCAAAATACGTGAGCGAAAATCCGGAAGAGAACATCGGCGTGATCGCCAATGAAATGGCAGCAGATACTTACGGATTAGACATCGTCAAAAGAGATGTGCATGACTATGAATACAATCACACGAGATTTGTGATGCTTCATCCGGATCGCGAGGCATCCCCTCCGGTCAACCCTCAACTCAAGGGAAGACCGAAAACGACTTTGCTGGTGACCCTTCCTTCGGACAGATCGGGAGCTCTCCACCAAGTGCTGTCGGCTTTCGCCTGGAGAAATTTGAATCTTTCTAAAATTGAATCGCGGCCGACAAAAACCGGTCTCGGCAATTATTTCTTCATTATTGATATTGAAATGGCCCTGGATGACGTGCTGATTCCAGGTGCAATAGCTGAGCTTGAAGCTTTGGGCTGCAAGGTGAAAATGCTCGGTGCCTACAACGCATATACACTATAA
- a CDS encoding IscS subfamily cysteine desulfurase: protein MIYLDYAATTPASKEALDAFQKLSTDVYGNSSSLHDAGGKAENILRCCRQRMAELLSGEEEGVYFTSGGTEANFLAIHSILNGLPAGKKRFLMTEMEHQSIHILKRHLEMLGFDVDLMKPNASGIITTDILERHLRPDTGLVSIQHANSETGVIQPLAKLSAYLHKRDVLLHSDCVQTFAKIPVRIDELGADALSVSSHKVYGPKGVGAVYIRPGVNWKPVYPGTLHENGFKSGTVNVPGIGAFITAADSTINRMDAAHLKFQELRAGFLEGVKDRKLPVSLAVPDSANSHVLPHIIGCFFHSFEGQYTMLECNRRGICISTGSACSAGYHEPSNTMKALLIPRELALQFVRISFGCDTTSEHVDRLLDVLEDMMNEKGDHRIDRRIKTYGS from the coding sequence GTGATTTATCTTGATTATGCAGCGACGACACCGGCATCAAAAGAAGCCTTGGACGCGTTTCAAAAACTTAGCACAGACGTATACGGAAATTCGAGCAGTCTGCACGATGCAGGAGGGAAAGCCGAAAACATTTTGCGCTGCTGCCGCCAAAGGATGGCAGAACTTTTATCCGGAGAAGAAGAAGGCGTTTATTTTACGAGCGGAGGCACCGAAGCCAACTTTTTAGCGATTCACTCCATCTTAAATGGACTTCCCGCCGGGAAAAAGCGCTTTTTAATGACAGAAATGGAGCATCAGTCGATCCATATTTTGAAACGGCATCTCGAGATGCTGGGATTTGATGTCGACTTGATGAAGCCGAATGCTTCAGGCATCATTACAACGGATATACTTGAACGGCACCTCCGCCCGGATACGGGTCTGGTTTCGATTCAGCATGCCAATTCAGAAACAGGCGTCATCCAGCCTCTGGCAAAGCTCTCGGCTTACCTGCATAAGCGGGACGTGCTCTTGCACAGCGACTGCGTACAGACATTTGCCAAGATTCCGGTCCGCATTGATGAGCTCGGCGCTGATGCCTTATCGGTCTCAAGCCACAAAGTATACGGCCCAAAAGGAGTTGGGGCTGTCTATATTCGGCCGGGTGTAAACTGGAAACCCGTCTACCCGGGCACTTTGCATGAAAACGGCTTTAAAAGCGGCACCGTCAATGTCCCTGGAATCGGCGCTTTCATTACCGCTGCAGATTCGACAATAAACCGCATGGATGCCGCGCATCTCAAATTCCAGGAGCTGCGCGCAGGTTTTCTGGAAGGAGTAAAAGACCGGAAGCTTCCCGTCTCCCTTGCTGTGCCCGATTCGGCAAATTCGCATGTTCTGCCGCATATTATAGGTTGTTTTTTTCATTCCTTTGAAGGACAATATACTATGCTGGAATGTAATCGGAGAGGAATTTGCATTTCTACCGGAAGCGCGTGTTCAGCGGGCTATCATGAGCCTTCGAATACGATGAAAGCCCTTTTGATCCCTAGGGAGCTCGCGCTTCAATTCGTCCGGATTTCATTCGGATGCGATACGACAAGCGAACATGTTGATAGGCTGTTGGACGTTCTTGAAGATATGATGAATGAGAAAGGAGACCATCGGATTGACAGACGGATTAAAACTTACGGGAGCTGA
- a CDS encoding transcription repressor NadR, which yields MTDGLKLTGAERRQQLLAWLKESEAPLTGSELAKRASVSRQVIVQDISLLKAKNEPIIATSQGYMYLRSALGKKQPVQRIIACDHEPEKTEEELNLIVDFGVTVKDVTIEHPVYGDLTASIRVSTRKEVADFVKKISSTNAAYLSQLTNGIHLHTLEADDEEKIEQACGALQKAGILIPE from the coding sequence TTGACAGACGGATTAAAACTTACGGGAGCTGAGCGGCGCCAGCAGCTGCTGGCTTGGCTGAAGGAGTCAGAGGCTCCGCTTACAGGAAGCGAGCTGGCCAAAAGAGCATCTGTTTCACGGCAGGTAATAGTACAGGATATTTCTTTATTAAAAGCAAAAAACGAACCGATCATCGCAACAAGCCAAGGGTACATGTATTTGCGGTCAGCCCTCGGCAAAAAACAGCCGGTTCAGCGGATCATCGCCTGTGACCACGAACCCGAAAAAACGGAAGAAGAGCTGAATCTGATCGTCGACTTTGGCGTAACGGTGAAAGATGTAACGATTGAACATCCGGTCTACGGAGACTTAACAGCTTCGATCAGGGTCAGCACAAGAAAAGAAGTCGCGGATTTCGTCAAAAAAATCTCTTCGACAAACGCCGCTTATCTGTCTCAGCTGACAAACGGCATCCATCTCCACACATTGGAGGCAGATGATGAAGAGAAGATCGAACAAGCTTGCGGCGCCCTGCAAAAAGCGGGCATCCTCATTCCCGAATAA